The Mugil cephalus isolate CIBA_MC_2020 chromosome 8, CIBA_Mcephalus_1.1, whole genome shotgun sequence genome segment GGACAAGACTAGAATTCAAACAGTGACATTCGCCATGCAGCCAACGGAAGGcgtcatgttttgtttttctgtgcatgtCTCACCAAAACTGTGATAATAGGAAGGTTTTCTGGGTTCAGCTGCACGGATGGAGCAGATCACTTCGGCTCCAGTCAGGTTGGCTGAGTCCTGCGTCGCTGCATTCTCCCCAGGAGGAGGAACACGGACGATGTTATAGAAAAAGCCTAGAAGGTCCCAAAACACAACATGCTGCTGAAGCTGTGAGGATGCATAACACGGTTTGTCACACGGAGAAAATATAAGACGGGGTGATTTGTTGCAAGTAAACTCATATTCGTTTTAAGTTAAACTGAATATGGCAACAGGTAAGAAGATGATAtgagaaaatgatgatgataaaagaagaaatccaGTCATTTGGCAGTGATGAAACTTGTAACAGTAGTTTTGAATGTGGATGCAGTTATGACAGGTTTCAGGTCATCTGGTAGTTTGTCCAACAGTGCCAAAGTAACTAAATGCATCCACACCAGGTCTGAGTAATATTAGAGAAGAGCGGGTATTTATGAGGCAGAGAAAccaaagagaggcagagagagaagtgAGGTTACCATTTCTGCCGTAGGAATTTCCCATATTGTATGTGGCGCCTTCACGGTCATAGTGTGGATGAGCTGTGGCTGAGTTAACAGCAACAAACTTACTCCAGTCCACCTGataatgaaatgagaaaaatccTCCTCATTGTCTCAACTTTAGTCACTTACATTCCTCTGATTCTTTACCATCACTCAAATGAGACTTAATATCTGTTATAACGTCACTTACTCACCTTCTCCTTTGTCTCCAGACTTTCTGGGTCTATTCTCCTCATGTAGTTAGTTTCCGTACTGACGTAATAGTCTCCTTTGTACTTGACAAAGTTCACACCGGCATTATCTGTAGCCTCTGTTCACACATATGGATGTGAGGAACATATTAAATATAACTATTTCCAGAGAAACTCATCTCTCTCATAGATGTAATTGGAAACTTTTTCTTAAATCTGTTCCTTTCCCCTTCATATTTCAGATGTCGTATGTCGTATGCTTCAGATCGATCTCTCCCTCTTAGTATGCACACAGATCCACGTACACACAGATGCTGTCTTTTGTTCCCTTTAcctcaacaacaaacacaatataATGTAACAAAAGCCTTCATTAATCTGCATAAACATTTCACAATATGCCACTTCAAGGACATGAGCACTGAAGAATATATAGTATCTATACAGTTTATATGTATAGTGTAGgagtgtgcaaagcatccagtatttgtatttgtatatgtagAGGggaaaagtatttgtatttgtattagtAAGTGTTAAAATAAGCATTCTTTAACCAGCCATTATTATAATAGgatgtatatgcaatattggttggtgttttgcattaaatgcagctaatatagATGATTGAgactgacttgaaggggcagaacatgactgtgatgacaATAGGGGTGAGACCAGATTGGTGGCTCAGTAGCTAGagcggttagcggttcgatccccggAATGTGCCACAGGctgaagtgtctttgagcaagacCGTTTACCATTACCAACAGACAATAGTCTGAGCCACCAAACGCTAactaagacgaatgctaacatgagaggaCCTTGACTGCAGATGTCTCAGTATGTAAGGTAATGGAATAATCAtctttcaccctgactcctgaacgtcactcaaacCAGGCAGATGCAAAAATATTCCCTgcggtcacatgaggaaagacaggctttttgataggatgtttttcttcttctcaaatGCAAATCATTTGAAAACTAATTGTTCGAAATAACTATGAGTAAATACCacgttatttgtgcctttctgaATACTGTACTCAGACTCAGCTCCACCCCTAATATAGCGCATATAAATGTActattttctctgtctgtttgaGTTATGCCTAATATGGTAGAGCTACCTTGTTACTTATGCGCCTAAATAAATGGTTTAGTAATGCATTAAGTACATTATGCTGCACTGAAGTgaattacacagacacacagacacacgtacCAGGAATCTGAAAGTATGAAAAGAATCGTGCAAAGATATTCTTGCAGGGATCAGGCATGGCTAATGTCCCGAACTCTGAAACCACGATGCGGTTCTTCTCTGAGTTCTGGACATATGAGTTGCTTCTGAGGAAGCGGCTGCTGTAGGTGACATTGCCCTCACTGATGTGAAAGCGGTGCATCAGTGCCATGCCGTCAAACCAGTGGACGtatctgagagagaaacagacaatTCATTTCCCACCAGGGTGTttgtttagaaaataaaatacatagaGGGAAGGATGTGAACTCTGTGGGACAATGGAGACtgaaaaatattcattatttgaGGAATCTGCCTTTTGTTAATCAAACAGTGAGAAGGGGAAAACCCTCATTTCTCTCTACAGGGATGTGTTTACAAACTGCGATCCCAATAAAGCTCAGTGGATTTATGCACTGCACAGAATATTCTCTCATAGTATTCCTCAAATACCTGTCGTTTCCGAATTCAAATTTCCCAGGTCCATTTCTCAGGAAGCTCCCATTGATCCAGGTTGGTATAGTTCCCTTGATGGTGGTGGGGATCGGATCAGGGGTTTCCTCCACAGAACTTACCAGAGGCGCCAGGCTCTCCAGCCCACTGGCCTGTGGACATCTCTGCCTACTGGATACtggtgaggagaggagaagacttaaatgttgtgttttaactgaAGTACTCTGTAAAATCTATGAAGATGATACATGAGCAGCATCTGAACTCTTGGCGTGTAACCTCACAGTTTCCCAACCAGTTTTCCCTGCATTTCTCtcataacacaaacacagtatagCCAAGTGATGTGTTGTGGAGAATTTACAGCCTCGGAACTATGAAAAAGTGAGAATGAAGAAGTGATATATAATTATCTTGTGCAAAgaacacatgttcacatttATCGTGGATGTGCCTGATTTGCAGGCGAGATCTCAACGGAACCGTTTAATaatgtctcatttctcattACAAACAGTCGTTTGTGTTTCCATATGTTTTTCATACAAACATTCACTTGCATGTAATTGAAAACGGTCTCCTGACACTCACATCAACAGCTCTGCAGTACGTGAGAGTTTCTACTGTAACAGCTCCTGCTAGTGTGAACTCATGGCTCCCCGGGGTCATGCACTATAAATGACACCTGCACTATTGGCTGCCTTATCTGTTATTCAATAACCCATCTCTGTTCATTGCCTCATATCTGTGCACAGAATGGAGACTGTAAAATATACATGAGAGCTACATGATGAGCAAAAGTAAATCACATGCTGAGCTCAGGTTGCAACATCAGAGCTTCTCTGTCCACGTGAATGCTGCAACTAGTCAGCAGAGAACAGAGTTTCCTTCAGTCCCACGACAAGCGCAGCGGACAACAAACAGGAGAATGTGCATTAGAGAGATAACCACAATAGGCTGTAACAATCTCTTACAATGTTGACTTTGTGAGTTTTGAATGTGGTTACTGCAGCATCGCAAATGACGTCCGAGCGTGTGCTTTAATTTCTGGGTGAATTTTTGGGGGGATGGGGAAAGGGGAGTCTCTTTTTAATTCACTGCCATCGTCCTgcacatcttttttattttctgttcttttcattCTTGCTGCGTAGAGACCTGTCAGCTCCTCTTTTAGTTAACAGATGAGAATGACTAAAAGCTTTTAATGAGATATTGTTCACATTCTTTCACTTGCTCTGATTTCAGCAGGAGTCCTTGATGCAGCAGCGGTGGAGAATGCCAACTTATTTTCAATGCAACAGACTGCCATTATGACTGACTGGACAAGTGTAAAATGCACACCTTTAAAAAGGTCACCTTAATACGTATATTTAAGATTTTGATTCGGTTAGATATGCATTTTCCCCTAAAGTCAAAGGTTATTAAAAAACAGGCTTCTACAGAGGCTGGTCAGGTTTATTTCTAACGCAAACACAGCAAGTGTGAAGTCACCAGTTAAAACAAATTATGTATACTTTACACCATGACAAGAGAAAGGTTATCTTTTATAGATTGAGACCAGCTTCCTTCACAATTGTCttgtgaaataatgaaatcaCAGAGTTTgaagtatatttttatttttggcctggtcctttttcattcttaaactaatgcatatgttgtgatcatatctgaaagactgGTCTACTCACAGCTCTCCGCCTGGGGCTCCTGGACCTGGGACTTCGACATAGCTGGTTGTGTCGGTGGTTGTaatcagagaaacacaaagcGTTTATATAAGCCCTGAGAAAAATAACCTTTGAACCACTGGATCCAACTTACGGAAGAGATTTCCGGCACTCCCGCAGAAGTGCAATCTAGACTATACCGATAAACCGACCCTttattgaatgtatttattgatcTAGCTGCCGTGTATTgaatatatgtttatatttaatgcaaatATATGTTCAATTTGCATGTGTTACAGAACATTCAAATTTCATATGCATTTacaataaatgacataaaatgtgCCTAATGATTGTAAACGCTACAGCATGTACCGCCGTGCTGAACTGATTCATTAGCTTCAGCCCTGTGCAGCCTTGAAATACAAGTAGGGAGAACGCAGAGTtgctgtacaaataaaaaaagatgatgaggatttttttttaatgagtcttAGTGTTAATTGCGTGTGGAATATTCTGTTCATGTGTCCAATTGTGATATGCATGCATTTTCAAGTTCCATGATATTACATTCTAGCTGAGTAAAAAACATTCCAAGGCCAAATTACTGCGAATGACATTGCAAATATGCGTGTACAAGTTTAAGACATGTTTTAATCCAGATTTAAGTAtggattgtaaaaaaaaaaaagaaaaagaaaaaaaggttgtaAAAATGACTACGCAACACAAAGGGaggtcaataaaaaaaaagaaaaaaaaaaaggatgtgagTCTCTGAACGTTATGTGTGCTATAATTGCAAAACcagataaataacatttacttGCAGGTGAGAGTCTCCTCCTCCGGGCTCACTATTCCTCTGCTACTTTCTCTAACTGAACAAGTATGCACAAGACCTGTAAGAGGGCCAGTTGGGTCATGATTTACTTTTGAGATTTAATCAAATTTGTAGTTCCAGACATGGGAATTTTAAGGCATGGGAATTCAAACGCAAGAAGCAAAAGACATCAAAATGAGCTGCATTACCAAGGATCGCAATGCGCAAATAAGGAACGCCTTCTGTTAACATCAGTATGAACGATAAAAGCAAATAAGAGGCAGGCAGTCGATGGATTTACTTCAACCCTCTGGCTCAGAAAACACTGCCTGTGGCAAATGAGGCAACCACTGGAAAATACTGCTGTATATTTTTGAAGGCAAGAGACTTAACAGTATGGACATTAGCAGGCTCAGAGTGGAATAAACATTAGACTATTGAAACAGGAGGTATGCATGGGAAGGAAATTAGCTGAAAACCACAGAGCTGGCTGCAGCCGCTGACACAACCCCGTCACAATAATATTTATACATGATTGCAAAATCATTCTCTCTTGCTCCACATGGTGAAATGACCAGTTATGTGTTTACTGCCCCAATGGCACATAAACCAAGTATAAACCTCACATGGTGTCATTCAGAGTTTAGCTGTGTTTCTCATAGCGACGACAGTCCAAAGTTACCTGTTACAAAAGCCCGGGGGGAGAAGATCGGGTGTTCCGCTTTGCTCAGCCATGAAACTAGCAAACCTCATACCACAACACGTGTGACTGCCAAGGACTGCATATACACATATTTCAGTGGCTGGAAACAGTTTTGAAGGTTtggaaatgtttcagatcaggttaatatatttttttacattcataGTCATATCAGTTAAGTGCACTCCTCACTTTATTATCTTGTGTCATCTGGCCATTATCGCATTAATTAATACAAGATATTAACCATCTAGTCTGGATACTGGACTATAATAGGTTTAACTATGTTTTATTAAGGTTGAGGAGCAATTTTAATTAGATTTCAATTACTTGCACATCACAGTTGTAGAGATGTAGCTCGTCTGCATGTACACTCGCAGAGAAACACTTGAACGCGTACACAGAGATAGAGTCTGGGGGCGCCTGAGCCACTTCTGTTGCCGTGGTTGCGTTTCAAGTGTTTTTCATCCCATCGAGAATTTGCTTCATTCTGTAAACGGTAAATGGGCACCCCCAGATCAAACTTTAATACAAAACCTTAAAAGCAAAGCTGTTTTGTGGATTCAGCTGTTATGAGTTATACATCTTCACGGTGGAGGCATTCTCTGTGGAGTGCGAAGGTCTCTCGCTATCATTTTCAGTGTCAAGGTTTTGTCTGATCTCCTTTTCAGAGGCGGCAACCCAGTTAAATTGAGGATTGATTTTCTAAATGACTTCCTTTGCAAAGCTTGCATGTTGTTCCTTAAAGCAAATACGACCAAAGGCAGTGTGAATAGGACTTTTTGCTCTTGTGCAGAAGAATGCAGCACAGTTTGGTGCCTAAACAGATAAATTGTCCCATCTAGTGGTGAACTGAGAAACTAAATGATTCATGACCAAAAAGTCTAGTTTGAGAAAtgagtcttttattttatgtttgaaaTACGTTTGAGGGCAGCAGAACATTTAGTTTGCAGAAACATCAGGAACGTCTTGAAGATCGTCACATTATCTGCATTTTGTGTTCAAATACACCACCCCTGCCTTCTGACTCTACCTGTTTACTGCACGGTAACACCTAAACTTTATTGTGCTCTGTAATATTACCCAAGCAGCCACTGACAGATTTACAATGTCTACATGCTGAGTCACCTCAGGCTTGTACATTCTGACACTTTCATACCCCAGGAGTTGTGCCTGCGTCCTCCAACTCTCATAATTTATTCAAGTTCAATTCATACGAGTCACAGTAACAACCTCATGATGCACAGAGTCAGTGGTTTATCACTACATTTGACTTTACAACAGCAAATATATTgcttaaaacaaatgaattatgCTGAGTGCCATGTCTGATCATACGTCTCggaaatatttcacattccTGACTCTGCAGAATTCACTGCAGAACCGGGCGCTTTGTAAGACGTCAAGAGGATTGTAAGAAGCTATCAATATTTTCAGCATCAATGACACCATCTGTTCATCATTGTTGTTTATCACAGTAACACCTCTTCATTAGGGTTTTGAGTAAACAGGACGGTGGCGGTAATCCAGATGTCGGCTTCCCGTGCTCTTATGCAAGCAAGTTAATTCCACATTTCAGGAAACATGGCTCTATTGTGGGAAAAGGGTTACGTTGTCTTTTGTCAAATCAAATGCACAGTTTGATGTGGAGGGTGTCAGGAACGTGCCTTCAGCTTTCACCATTAACCCTCAATACATGAATACATGTGAATTCTTTTAAACATGCATGGTTGCTGGATAGTGTGTTATCGTCATCCATCAAGGTCGCGGGAAATGTTCCAGAAAACCCACCTGCGTGAGCCTTCAGCTACCTGGATGCACTGACCCTGTTTGCCATTGGTCAGTCTTCATCCTCTGGAGGCCGTGACCAGCCAATAGGAGACTGTGTTGTAGCACTCAGAGCGGGTGTTGCCCGTGGTAGACAGTTTAAAAGAGTGTGTGTCCCGCTGTCCCTCAGCAGAAGCATCAATCAACATGATCCCCATTGTGCTGGCCTCAGTGCTCATCGCTAGCGGTAAGAACATCTGGCATTTTCTAAATCTGTGTGtaattgtttctgtgtgtttgcgagACTGTGTGAGCGAGTTTGCCTGTTTGCTTATTACCACGCAGGGAGCCAGCCCTCTGCAaatctgcaaaaagaaaaatggtgcAGCTTGCTTCTGATGTAGAAATcccaaatcctttttttttatgtccatcACACTaacttctgtctcctcctctgtcagccCTCGGGTGCGGTACCCCACCCATTGAGCCCCTGACTTCCCGCGTGGTCAACGGAGAAGATGCCAAGCCCCACAGCTGGCCCTGGCAGGTACACTAATATTTacacatctgtctgtgtttttattttcaccgGCAAACTTCATGGGTCCAGCATCTGGTTATTAGATTTCAAACTCGGTGCTTGTTGAAAATCTTGTATttttgaactgtttttttttttttctcacatccACATTCCGCCGCTCATGGCATCCTTTAAGTTGTCGCATTTTGTCTCTAGATCTCTCTGCAGTACGAGAGGGACGGTGAGTGGAGGCACACTTGTGGCGGATCTCTGATTGCTGACAACTGGGTCATGACTGCAGCTCACTGCATCAAGTACGAGCAGCACagtaaagacacaaacacaacagcacagcCACCACCACGGGCACATCTACAAATGCTCAAAGGTCTCTCGTTAACAGTACTTTTCTCATAATGCATCAAACTACATGTCTAATTTTAGCCCCGAAACTTACTCCCAGAAATAAAAATTGGGCAATTCCCAAATTTCAAAGGTTTAAGAGATCATCCAGACCACTGAGCAGTTTAAATCCTCTTCTGGCACGGTTAATTATCAATTCAAACACCTCAAATCATTCAACTATGCAAGTAAATCTTCTGTCAAGTTGCCTTGGGCCTCATCAGTCTGTTCTCTCCCACAGCACCAAATTGTCCTACAGGGTGTTTGTGGGCAAACACAACCTGGTTGAGGGAGAGATCGGCTCCAAGGCTATCCTGCCCGAGACGATTATTGTCCATGAGAAATGGAACCCCATCTTCGTGGCCCTCGGGTAACGCAACCACCACCTCGCAAGAAGGAAGAGCGACAATGAGTTTCCTAAATATCATGACATCATACATTTTATGTCAACATGACAGAGTACACCAATGCTCATATTTCTTGTAATAACTTTAGTCTAACTCTTACCTATGACAGATATCTTCCACTATCCAAccctataataataatgttttaaagcATGCTACCACTGTGTTGGTCACCTTCAAATATGCAACTGAACTTTTTCCACTGGTGAAATTAAAGACATCAGATTTTTACATTCAATAGATTAATTACTTGCCCACAGAAGGAATGCAAAAATTCAGATTGCGctaatttattcattatctgGCCTGGCACTCTTTCGCTCTCCTTTCTGGTTTTGGAGGACAATTTTAAATTGCCTGTCAGCGTGACCACCTCCCTcagtctccctctttctgtcttccttGAAGTAACGACATTGCCCTGATTAAGCTGTCAGAGTCGGTGACTTTGAGCGACCAGGTGCAGTTGGCATGTATCCCTCCTGCTGGCACTGTGCTGAGCAACCTCTACCCCTGCTACATCACTGGATGGGGCAGGCTGTACAGTAAGTCACTCAGACTGTTGTTCCAGCAATTTGCTGATGTTTATTATGAGCTTCGCGCCTCTGAAATGTCTTCACGCGCGCCTGTCCTCCAGGGTGTTCAACTGGTGTGCAAGCATGATGTCTGGATTTGTAGCCAGTTGCGAGTGGGATGAATTCACGTGCATACGATTTTAGCTGGAacgtttttccctttttttcttttttttttttttggatggggGGGATTACTCCTAAATTGAAAATTTGGGTCAGACTGTGAATTTGCCGCTTGGGGAAATGCCGTAAAGCAGCTTTGACAGCCTCCTAGTGTATGTGGATGATGGTAATAGACTCTGCCTGTGTGTTTTAGCCGGCGGCCCCATTGCTGATAAGCTGCAGCAGGCTTTGATGCCTGTGGCCGACCATGCCACCTGCTCCCAGCCTGACTGGTGGGGCATGGCTGTCAGGACCTCCATGGTGTGTGCAGGCGGAGATGGAATTGTGGCTGGATGCAACGTAAGTTTGTATAACACAAGCACTATAGCACTACAAGATACTAATGTCAAAGATGTGTTTTCAGCTCGTTCTCCCATACAAACTGTTATGCTTGAATTTTATGCGTGAAGCTTCGAATTATGCCACTGCAGTGATtgtgttcaaataaaaatatattcatgtaATCAAAGTGGATTTTCTAAAATCAAGCCCATTTTCCGTCTAGCTGCCAAGAAACATGCAGAAAGCGTTTATTGTGTCCCCATTATACTCAATGAAACAATTTTCATACTTTGTTCCCGGCCAGTCTGCCAGCATCTccatatgaataaaacataacccctctttttttttctcaattcttatttatttattttttgtccagGGTGACTCCGGTGGCCCTCTGAACTGTAAGAACACTGACGGTATTTGGGAGGTGCACGGCATTGCCAGCTTCGTCTCTGGCCTTGGCTGCAACTATGTGAAGAAGCCCACTGTCTTCACCAGAGTCTCTGCTTTCAACGACTGGATCGACATGGtaaaagacacacactcatgtgtaaaaaaacaacaacaacaacaaaaaaacatcttccaGTCTTCTCAACATTCGTTGCTTGTTTCATCTTCAAGTCTCGATTGatcctcttttttcctttgcagaCTATGATGAACAACTGAAAGATCTCGACGACATCTCAATAAAATGACCTAGTAAACTGTATTTATCTTGTGtgtgacttgtgtgtgtttcagtagCCATCCAATTATAGAAAACTCAATCCTGACAAATTTGAAtccaaatgaaaaataataaatcttacCCTCAGAGGTTTGCCATAAATGGAAACAATGTCAACAACTCTCCAGCAGGTGTCCTCAAATCCTCGTGGTAGGGAAGTGTACAGAAGAAACAACGATTCCGttcagaaaacaacatcaacaagcATTATGTGctgttttctcacacacacacacaaaaaagtaaGCTTAGACAAAACTTTCAAATATATGTCAAATAATGCCAAGTTGCACACTGGACAATAAGAATGAAGGACCTGTGcaataaagaaaatatgaatCTAATAACCGTGCATGAAACTGACCTGGTCAGTCTCTGTGTACTCAGAACAGGAGAGCTTTATGAACAGCCTAACGGTTCCTTTGGGAGTATATTTGCTCATTATATCTGTGCTCTGAAAATGAAGACTGCCAGAACGACAAAGTTGAGATTAACATTTCTGTcggcttattattattattattattatcattatttcttACGCTGTGATGAGATGAGGATGAAGGAGTAAGTGgggaaaaataagaaagaaattaaattgcCTCACAAACAT includes the following:
- the ela3l gene encoding elastase 3 like codes for the protein MIPIVLASVLIASALGCGTPPIEPLTSRVVNGEDAKPHSWPWQISLQYERDGEWRHTCGGSLIADNWVMTAAHCINTKLSYRVFVGKHNLVEGEIGSKAILPETIIVHEKWNPIFVALGNDIALIKLSESVTLSDQVQLACIPPAGTVLSNLYPCYITGWGRLYTGGPIADKLQQALMPVADHATCSQPDWWGMAVRTSMVCAGGDGIVAGCNGDSGGPLNCKNTDGIWEVHGIASFVSGLGCNYVKKPTVFTRVSAFNDWIDMTMMNN